Part of the Oncorhynchus mykiss isolate Arlee chromosome 12, USDA_OmykA_1.1, whole genome shotgun sequence genome, GCCTGTCTATGTTGAAACATCAGGCCAAGGGAGGAGGAAAACCTGTTTGTTTCATTTTATACTTGTTTACACCTATACACACTTTTTCTCCACACTTTTATTACCCTCGGGTCCAGTGGGCccgaacaccacatatgtaatatcaATGTGAAGGGGGTGCACTCAATGAAAAGGTGTTattttgcatgttcttcacataaaatgagccaaggccaatgagtctcaggttgaaaaaaTAATTATTGGTATCATTTTTCTTTTTGttaacattgaaaatgggtcccacagaccTGAACACCACACAATGGTTAATTAAGGGTCTCTCTTACTGAATGGACCTTGCTGCTCCCTGATGTTCACTGACCTTCATTTGCACGCACTCCTTTTCCAGTGTCTGTCTAACCTCCATCGTCCAGTCTGTCGTCTGCCTGTTCTTTTTTTAAGATGAATATCAGTCACaagaggttggtggcatcttaattggggaggacggagTAATGACTTGAGTGGAATGGTGTCAAACACACgtgttctatgtgtttgatgGCATTCCTTTCGCTCTGTTTCAACCATTatcatgagccatcctcccctcagcagcctccactgttgcCAGTTGAGGGATCTTTGTATCTTGTGGTGACGATCCTAGGCGCATTAATCTCAATAGAACTTCCAAAATGTTATTCCTcgaaaggagggaaatatagaaaAAACTCACACAGAGATGTAGATTTTGGCTGCAAGTCACTTGTAATAAGTATTTTCACAAAACAAACATGGCATGCACCTCTAGGAATTTATAGGTATAATCAAACTCAGCTCAAAACAGACATCAATAGAGCACAAATATCTTACTCAGGCTAGGGTATTTTTTCTGAATTtctgtaaactgcctgttactcagggccAGAAGCCAAGatttgcatataattggtaccattggataggaaacactttgaagtttgtagaaatgttaaaataatgtttgatatatatatatatataaccaatCAAACTCAGATAAACAGACATCAATGGAGAACACAGATCGTATTATCAACATTTAGATGATGatgctgtattattattattagaatgAAATGCGCCGTAATAATAACTATCTCACTATATCAATGGGGAGCTGTATTTGCCATTTTTAAATATGGCTGAGACCACAATCTCTGTTATTCTATGTCGGGCATGCTTCACACAGATGGTGTCGATAGCTTAGGCACAAGTCTTGTTTAAGATTGTTCCATCTCCTTTAGGAAATCGTCTCCAAAGTCGACCATCTGCTTCAGTGCTCTAAATAACAGCACATCCATGTCTTCGTCCAATTCGATTTCCTCGTGGTAGTTCCTCACAGGAAAGATGCAGTTCACTGGGACGCCCAGCTTTATACTGCATTTCTCCAtcttcaacaaaaacataaaatgaGTTGAATATATCCACACGTGCCTTCCAAAAGTATTTGTCATATACATTTGAGCTCACTATACACTGTGATTTAAATGGGAAGTTCAGTATTTTACAACTTAATGGTAGACGGTTCCTCAACTTTAGTAGTTCATGGGCAAGGATAAACTGTAATCCATTAGTTTTCTTTAAATAGCCACTACAAGCTTCAGTTAACTCATACCACCACTAGCTAATTAGAGTGGTAAGGGCATGCAGCTAGCTGCCTGTTAGAAAAAGTTGTAAAATACTGAACTGGAATATTATGACCCTATTAAGTTCATGAAAATGTCTCACCATCTCCTTGATATACTTGCTTAGATACATATTTCTTAAGTTTTCTTTCACCAATGGACAAGCTATATcaaccctggtgaggatgaccaCTTGGGGAATTCCTGAAAAAGAGTCTCTGATAAGTATTTGCCTATGTGTAATAAGTATTTGCCTGTGACTGACCCATTACTTCCAGACCATTGGGGAGTGTGTGCGACTCAGTGGGTTGGGTTGTAAGCACAAAGGACGATAaagtattgtaatgaaacaggcaagGAGTGCGACTCGAACCCTAAACCTTCTGGCGTGAAGGCCAGAGTGCCATTGACTGTGCCACAAAAACATGCTCAAGTGTCATAGTTGATAACCAAGCTTATAAACCAGCAtcgctacagtatatattttatCTTATATATCAGTGACTACAGTAATAGTGCTCAATAATGTCTTTCTCCACTTAcccaaatcactggccactaatCTAATGGCCCTCATCTTCTTGATGACCTCATCATCCATGAGAGCAATCTTATCTGCTGGAATCAGATTGACCAGGCAGTGGGCTCTGTCACTTGGACTGGGGGACTTATTGTAGCCCAAATCGCCCTCGGTCAATGAATGACTCGGATTGAACTAGACAGAATGAGACAAAGTACAAAAACAAGACTTCATATTGAGTTCCAGCATATTAACAATGGCAGGAATTTAATTATTAAATCACAAAATCTCTTTCACATAGTAATGAGCATGCAGTGCTGTTGTGCTAGATAGATTTTACCTTGTGACCCTCTTTCACATGTCCTGTCAGTGCTTTCTTAAGGTCATCTTCATGCACTCCTTTGCCATTCGGTTTCTCAAAACCCATGACATCATTGAAGACAAATGGGTAATAAGATCCAGTTTTTCGATTCTCAATTTTGTGTGTTGTGTACTGAAATGAGAGAGAAACGTGCATGAATTTTTGCCACTCGTCATCAACCAATCAGGGTTGTGGTCAATTCCGTATCAATTCAAGATATACACTTAAATTGCAATTAAAATTTTCGGcaatgcttttcaattaggaaATAGTTTAATTGGAATTTGGttaactttctgaattgactggaatttaaacagaattgaccccaaccctcaACCAATATCACAATCTCTCTTCAAGAAAAACAAAATGGTCatgttaaagtggaactgacagcattttagcaacatgaaatcttagtaacatctacattttttaaacattttctgacaagcgagCACTTAAATGTGGTTATTTTCACCTActttcatagaatgtttgggaattacgtagagtaaggcatttgtgaaaattctatagcaatatagagtgggaaagtggccgtgtgtttggacaattaatagtcACTGAagtaaataaaacatctgtcttgtccaggaccgaactctacacagaccggtgaaCCATAGCCAGTCCGagcaacagtaggcctatatgcacaTAAGCCATTTGCCATCATGTGTTCGCGTGACTTTAGATCATTCGAAAACATTCACCAAatgccacaaaatacacctgaatggatttctgcaaatttGTAAATACCacaggagtcctcttacatttgggagtagataaaccctctcaaactttttcagcttgTAGTTGGCCGTCataattgcactgataaacgatggggaatAGTAGCCTGCTCGCCCTTCTGCAGTTTGCCTGCCATTGCATGCTTGTCCCGACCCAAATGTTGACAACTGAATGGAAACTTTCCTGCCTGCCCTCACATTTGGTtgatgccaaatacatttgattgacaactaagaGATATGCTAACAGTGGATAACAGTCATTCAAGTTCAACATAGCAAGCTAGCAAAGTGATTCACACCAAATGACACCTGTATCTCTAGCTGTAGCCACAGAAAAACtatatggggggaggggggagtctgccactcacccactcctccaatgacatgcAGGGTTGCCAGGTGTAGCCAAACTTTCTAGCACAGTGACCACTCATAACCTACCCACAAGGCCTAAAAACTAGCCCACATTTTTTGGGTGAAGCAAGAGAGGAGCTGCCACGTACTGTATATCCAATAGAAATGGTCTAAACCCTTTTTCCATAACGTTTGAGCAAATTATTAAGAAGGAATATCGTCGTAAGAAACAACTGAGGTTTTCTATCAAAATAATTACTGCGTGTTATCTTCTTATGGCTGAAATCCAGTTAAcaggatcgatttgacaacagccagtgaaagtgcagggcgccaaattcaaacaacagaaatctcataaatacaagtcctcaaacatacaagtattatacaccattttaaagataaacttgttgttaatcccaccatggtgttcgatttcaaaaaggctttatgacgaaagcataccatgcgattatgttaggtcagcacctagtcacagaaaaacacagccatttttccagccaaagagaagtcacaaaaagcagaaatagagataaaatgtcatcagatgacactcataggacttcatgttacacaatagatgtatgttttgttcgataaagttcaaatgtatataaaaaaatctcagtttacattggcacgttatgttcagtaatgttttgcttccaaaacatccggtgattttgcagagagccacatcaatttacagaaatactcatcataaatgttgataaaaatacaagtgttatacatagaattaaatatatacttctccttaatgcaaccgctgtgtcagatttcaaaaaagctttacggaaaaagcacattgagtacagcgctcaggcaccaaaacaagccatacagatacccgccatgttgtggagtcaacagaagtcagaaatagcattataaatattcacttacctttgatgatcttcatcggaatgtactgccaggaatcccagttccacaataaatgtttgtttcgttcgataaagtccatcatttatgtccaaatacctcctttttgttcacgcgtTTAATCCAAATTCACGAGGCGCAGGCACTTAGtccagacaaaaagtcaaaaaagttatattacagttcgtagaaacatgacaaacgatgtatagaatcaatctttaggatgtttttaacatacatcTTCATTAATGTTTCAACCAGACAATTCTCGCGGCCGAGCGCATGatttagctcatggcattctgccagacctcttagtcaaacagctcttattagctcccccttcacagtagaatcatgaaacaaggttctaaagactgttgacatctagtggaagccataggaagtgcaattggACAAAATGTACACTATCTTGGATAGGCAAAAACCTAcaaatttcccacttcctggttggattttgcCTGCCttatgagttctgctatactcacatcattgaaacagttttagaaaacactctaaagtttctatctaaatctactaataatatgcatatcttagcttctgggcctgagtagcaggcagtttactctgggcaccttattaatccaagctactcaatactgccccccagccataagacgtTTTAGGACTATGAATAAGTAATTTGAATAAGTCGCAAGATAAAAGATGATTGCCCTTATTAAACTTGTCAGATAATTTTAACTTGTTTGACTGCTATGATTGTAAATAAATCCCTTTTGCGCATGTGCAACTATAGATAAATCCAACAGGAGAGTTTGAGGGAGGAAAATTGGACAGAGGATCTTGAAATCTTTTGGATGAACTTCAAAAAACAAATGTTAGGCTATTTTCTGGCAATTGTGCCATTATTATGTGCCAGATGTCAAGACAACAAACTATTATAAATGGCCTATTCGTAAGATTGTCATCTCAATAGGCATAGGCTATTGACTAAAATCTGTGTTTATGAATGTAATTCAACTTTGCCATGGTTTGCTTAGCTAGGTGAAGGTAGCATATAACCCCTGATAGGCTTGCATCTCATTTCGGCAATATCAATGCAAGAAGTGCTTGTGTTTCTCAATAGCCTGTTGAAATTACGACCCCATGCAATTCCAATCACTGAATCAAATATTACTGACTATGAACTGAATATGCTTGTCAACAACAGCCATAGTTTTAAAAGATTGTACCTGTAGCCTAATCTGACTGACTTACTGtcaatcttatgcattctaacaACAGCTGATCGGCAATTGCTATAGAGCTGTGACCATGATCACAATTGATAACTTCCAATTTAATTAATTAAACATGGCCATTAATAATTGTGTAATAACATAAGGCTACAGCATGTCAGCAACACATGATAACAACCCAGTAGCAACACACGACAACAAGGAAACAACACAAAAATGATACAAACATtgttaggcacagacaacagcacaaaaggcAAAAAGGTAAAGATGACAGtgcatcacgcgaagcagccacaactgtcagcaaAAGGCGCTGCATGGTGAATCCAACGTCTGCATTGGTAGTGCAGAATTTAAGGGATAGCCCCCCCTTTTTTAAAATATCGCcttaaatgacatacccaaatctaactgcctgtaggtcaggccctgaagcaaggatatgcatattcttggtaccatttgaaaggaaacactttgcagtttgtggaaatgtgaattgaatgtaggagaatataacacaatagatctggtagaagaaaatacaaagaaaaaaaaaaaattctaccaccatgtttgaaatgcaacagaaaggtcccAGTTCTAGCCATCACACTGAttgtaattccgatggtgtccacaagatggcagcagtgtatgcgcaaagtttcaaatcaaatcatctcACAGTTACAGACACTCAGTCATAACTGTAACTGTTTTTGAGGGAAGCTATGAGATGTGGAAAAAGGAACAAGTTGAAACcttgtaatcaaatcaaagtttatttttcactgaatacaacaggtgtttacacattcattttctgcacatctaccattccagtgtttaattgccatattgtaattacttcaccaccatggcctatatattgtcttaactcccttatcttacctcatttgcactcactgcatataccgtaatttctggactattaagcgcacctgaatataagccgcacccactgaattattaaaaaagatgtattttgtacataaataagctgcacatgtctataagccgcaggtgcctaccggtacattgaaacaaattaacTTTACACAGTCtataaacgaaacacggcttgtaacaaaagtaaataggcttttaaacgaaacacggcttgtaacaaaaataaataggctttaacgaaacacggcttgtaacaatttttaaaaaaaataacagtaaacagtcgcctaccaagaaagtcattggtcactatcttcttcctcctgtgcactgaaaccactgaagtcatctccttcggtgtcggagttgaatagcctcaaaattgcttcatccgatgtttGATCGTTTTCATTGTCGCTCTCGTCACTTTCATCCGGAGGCAAATTCCCCGCTGAGCTCATGTTGCCCTCTTCAACACacagcagtccagcctttcgaaacctgttgatgatagtggattttttgacaatgctccacgctgtcaggacccactggcagacttgaccataaATTGCTCATCGCATGCGGCccgttttagtgaaggatttctccccacttgtcatcgaagcctcccactgaacacggagcgccaccttaaatgcacgatttacactgatgtcgagtggctgcaaatactttgggccatctgcttttc contains:
- the LOC110538734 gene encoding interferon-induced protein 44 is translated as MAGNGTSKPAAPAPAPAAAPPKVFDKPWRNTPWGGRDQLLEDLKAYVPRNPGIEHVRILLSGPIGAGKSSFINSINNVFQNKMTMKAQVDSAMADKSFTTTYTTHKIENRKTGSYYPFVFNDVMGFEKPNGKGVHEDDLKKALTGHVKEGHKFNPSHSLTEGDLGYNKSPSPSDRAHCLVNLIPADKIALMDDEVIKKMRAIRLVASDLGIPQVVILTRVDIACPLVKENLRNMYLSKYIKEMMEKCSIKLGVPVNCIFPVRNYHEEIELDEDMDVLLFRALKQMVDFGDDFLKEMEQS